In Gadus morhua chromosome 2, gadMor3.0, whole genome shotgun sequence, a single window of DNA contains:
- the snrnp70 gene encoding LOW QUALITY PROTEIN: U1 small nuclear ribonucleoprotein 70 kDa (The sequence of the model RefSeq protein was modified relative to this genomic sequence to represent the inferred CDS: deleted 3 bases in 3 codons) produces MTQFLPPNLLALFAPRDPIPFLAQLEKLPHEKHHNQPYSGIAPFIRHFEDPRDAPPPTRAETRDERLERKRREKIERRQTVVETELKLWDPHNDPNAQGDAFKTLFVARVNYDTTESKLRREFEVYGPIKRIYIVYNKRTSKPRGYAFIEYEHERDMHSAYKHADGKKIDGRRVLVDVERGRTVKGWQPRRLGGGLGGTRRGGADVNIKHSGRDDASRYDEARPIGGGERPERGERDRSERPERSRERGERGGERAERGGGGGPGGAGGERGGGGERGGGGERDKERGERRRSRSRERRRRSRSRDRAPGMAAPGAAGARWRRSGGGREPAAEDREREREEGGGGAGGGGGESNSRERSRDGRGRGVAAVRDRKAGKEGGDRGKGGGTAMEGGARGRMRRAAPRRGARGGPPEEGEEGGEGRGAQQGAGPGRPRGRDLPAQHRDKGDRDRDRERRRGDRDRDREHKRDRGDRERGGPERREDRHSSMLSRDEMGPQEEVGNGAEEGEAPPPMEEYSQDGMDRESMQSGEGYGSNENGYKMEPQGEEY; encoded by the exons GATCCCAGAGATGCCCCTCCACCAACAAGAGCAGAAACTCGTGATGAGCGACTGGAGAGGAAGAGACGAGAGAAGATTGAACGAAGACAAACAGTTGTGGAGACCGAACTCAAGCTTT GGGATCCACACAATGATCCAAATGCGCAGGGGGATGCATTCAAGACATTGTTTGTTGCACGAGTG AACTACGATACCACAGAGTCTAAGCTACGACGTGAATTCGAAGTTTATGGGCCTATTAAACGG ATCTACATAGTCTATAACAAGAGGACGAGCAAGCCCAGAGGTTATGCTTTCATTGAGTACGAACACGAGCGGGACATGCACT ctGCCTACAAGCACGCCGACGGGAAGAAGATCGACGGGCGCCGGGTGCTCGTGGACGTGGAGCGCGGGCGCACGGTGAAGGGCTGGCAGCCGCGCAGGCTTG GTGGCGGTCTGGGCGGCACCCGGAGGGGCGGCGCCGACGTCAACATCAAACACTCTGGCCGAGACGACGCGTCGCGCTACGACGAGGCGCGCCCCATCGGAGGAGG gGAACGCCCCGAGCGAGGAGAGCGGGACCGCAGCGAGCGGCCGGAGCGGAGCCGGGAGCGTGGTGAGCGAGGGGGGGAGCGGGCcgagcgcggcggcggcggcggccccggcGGCGCCGGAGGagagcgcggcggcggcggcgagcgaggagggggcggggagcGCGACaaggagcgcggcgagcggcgCCGCTCCCGCTCCAGGGAGAGGCGCCGGCGCTCCCGCTCCCGGGACAGAGCTCCGGGGATGGCGGCGcccggggcggcgggggcccGGTGGAGGAGGTCCGGCGGGGGGCGGGAACCGGCGGCAGAGGAccgggagcgggagagggaagagggcggcggcggggccggcggcggcggcggggagagCAACAGCCGGGAGAGGAGCCGGgacgggagaggaagaggcgTAGCCGCAGTCCGCGACCGCAAAGCGGGAAAGGAGGGCGGGGACCGGGGCAAGGGGGGCGGGACGGCGATGGAGGGCGGGGCGCGGGGCCGTATGCGGAGGGCGGCGCCGAGGAGGGGCGCGCGAGGAGGGCCGccggaggagggcgaggagggcgGGGAGGGCCGAGGAGCGCAGCAGGGAGCGGGACCGGGGCGACCGCGAGGGAGGGACCTGCCGGCGCAGCACCGGGACAAGGGCGACCGGGACCGG GACCGCGAGAGGCGCCGCGGCGACCGCGACCGCGACAGGGAGCACAAGAGG GACCGCGGcgacagggagaggggcgggcCGGAGCGCCGG GAGGACAGGCACTCCTCCATGCTGTCCCGGGATGAGATGGGcccccaggaggaggtgggcaaCGGGGCGGAGGAGGGCGAGGCCCCGCCGCCCATGGAGGAGTACAGTCAGGACGGGATGGACCGCGAGTCGATGCAGTCGGGCGAAGGCTACGGCTCCAATGAGAACGGCTACAAGATGGAGCCTCAAGGGGAGGAGTACTGA